The following are encoded together in the bacterium genome:
- a CDS encoding cysteine hydrolase, giving the protein MTEAAAGPPRQTYLTAETLDSVTARHLELIAPYNRRAPRFIPEQAALIVVDMQRFFLESGFPLYTPNGAVILPRVARLAGSFRSAGRPVIFAAQQNKGQFVDRGECLRAWWPTLPQEGSPEVEVSSALEVSPTEKVIPKRRYSSFHATDLELTLRSLRVTQVVVCGLFTNVCVEATVRDAFMCDFLPFLPADCTAALNEELHLGSLRTQAHWFARVLRSADLL; this is encoded by the coding sequence ATGACAGAAGCCGCCGCCGGGCCGCCGCGCCAGACATACCTCACCGCTGAAACCCTGGACTCAGTCACCGCACGGCACCTGGAGCTGATCGCCCCCTACAACCGCCGCGCCCCCCGTTTTATCCCGGAGCAGGCCGCCCTGATCGTGGTGGATATGCAGCGCTTTTTCCTGGAGAGTGGTTTCCCGCTCTACACCCCCAACGGCGCGGTGATCCTGCCGCGGGTGGCGCGCCTGGCCGGGTCTTTCCGTTCCGCCGGCCGTCCCGTGATTTTCGCCGCCCAGCAGAACAAGGGGCAGTTTGTCGACCGGGGCGAGTGCCTGCGCGCCTGGTGGCCCACCCTGCCGCAGGAGGGCAGCCCGGAGGTGGAGGTCAGCTCCGCGCTCGAGGTGAGTCCCACTGAGAAAGTGATCCCCAAGCGGCGCTACAGCTCGTTTCACGCCACTGATCTTGAATTGACCCTGCGCTCGCTGAGAGTGACCCAGGTCGTGGTCTGCGGCCTGTTCACCAACGTCTGCGTGGAGGCCACGGTGCGGGATGCGTTCATGTGCGATTTTTTGCCTTTCCTGCCCGCTGACTGCACTGCCGCCCTGAACGAGGAACTGCACCTGGGCTCTCTTCGCACCCAGGCCCACTGGTTCGCCCGGGTCCTGCGCTCCGCCGACCTGCTCTGA